The Hemibagrus wyckioides isolate EC202008001 linkage group LG13, SWU_Hwy_1.0, whole genome shotgun sequence DNA window GTCTGGTCCTCAAACACTGTATTTAAATCTATCTCTTTGGGTTGAGTGTATGTACTGTGATCTACACCACAGATAGGCTTATATACCACAGTACTAGCCAGTTTGTGACATGAACTAACATGGAGTCAGTATAGAGTAAATCTCTGCCATGTTGTTTCTCCAGTTACATGGGAAGACTCTAGTATTTCACCAAAACTAAACTTAAAGACCAGGTGGACATGTAGCATGACACTGTACCAGTAAAATAATCCCGCATTTCTTCTTCCTGCAGATAAAAAGAAGGCCTCCGGTGCTGCGGCTCAGACCAGACGCTCCCTGTGCTCTCGGctcttctctctgctcctcAGGATTCTGTTCTTGCTCATCCTCAGCGCTGCAGCAGTGATCGGCACTTGTCGGGTCACTGAGCTGAAGAAGGAGGCGTTTTGTGCTCCTGTAAATCTGTACACAGATGAGGCGCTGAGCTGGGCTCGAGGCCTGGACGTGGTGCAACAAGTCATTCAGAAAATCTCAGACCTTCAACAATGACACCTCGCTGGCTCACACTGACGAGACGGCATCCATCTTGCCCCAGGATTCAGTCTGGAGATGTACTGGGGCAACACAAAGGGGGATGTTCCTCCGTTTCCGTGTCTCGTTCTAAAATCACGGCATGGCCgtttaagggggaaaaaatgatcagTTTTCCAGGACAGAAACTAGAGGAAGTGGACTTCGGGGCTTCACGGCTGCTTTCGAGCTACTGAACAAAGAGGCTGTGACCATTCAGCGCCTTATGTACTGTTCATAAATATCTTGTTAAAGCTAACAGCTGCTGAATTGGGAGCATGCGTACATATTTATAATCATGTAGACTGTGCCATTTTCCTCTCCCTATATAATGCAGATACAAAACAAATCATTCGCTTATGTCTTTTAAAGTTAATCTCCTTATCCAGGACACATCTACACCTTGAACACAAGCATCAGGAAGCATGGTTACATGCCACCGTCTTCCACAGCACTGTGTATGTACTACCAGTATGGATTTGTACAcgtttgtaatttttttaagaaaatgtattttaattgttACTCTGATGATTCAGGGAGATTTGCGGCATAAATAAATGTCATCGTATTGCAAATCTGCGTCTGCGTTCCGTTATGTGTAGCGTGTTGgcgaattcttgattctgattggtcaaaaggtgttgattaattttctataacagtagcTCTGATGTTAGTGCAGGTTTACTTGATGTTAAATATGTTGCTTTTTCTATAGTAAGAGCTTTCACAGGGGTTTGTATGACTGTCTACATAAcctaagaaaaaataaaaaatgttatttaagtAAGAACATCAGATCATTaagttatttttacatttagagaAGTCGTCTCCAGTGGCAGCCTAGTATAAAACTCAATAAGTAGAGCTTTTGTTCCTGAAGAAATGACcggtcatgcactgtgtattctgacacctttctatcagaaccagcattaacttcttcggcaatttgagcaacagtagctcgtctgttggatcggatcacacggggaAGCCTTCGcgccccacgtccatcaatgagccttgaccgcccatgaccctgtcgctggttcaccacttttgatagatactgaccagcgcagaccgggaacaccccacaagagctgcagttttggaggtgCTCAGTTTGGCCCTTCGTTGAACTCGCGCAATTCCTTACGCTTGCcaatttttcttgcttctaacacaccagaggacaaaatgtccacttgctgcccaatatatcccacccactaacaggtgccatgatgaggggataatcagtgttattcacgtcacctggcactggtcatcatgttatgcctaatcagtGAATCTGTGCATAGAATGATCCAGGATTTAAATGGGCAGCTGATCAGTGAGGCTTGATGGATTTTTCACTAATAGACAGGGCAGATGTGGTCGGACACATGGTCAGCTAATGTGTAATTAGTTCATTTGTTGGTTTTGATGATAATTCCATATAaaatcctacaaacattcaaCCACTCACTCTTGAGATGTCGCTCTAATGAGGATCTCTGAAGGATAAAAATAACGCCTCCTCTACTTTTTTGAGCAGGCATAAAAGAAAAcacctagtgtgtgtgtgtgtgtgtgcatgcagaaGTAGGACTGCAAAGAGGAGATAAAGAGAAGGTTTCTGTTTCATATTTTACACAAACCGGTCATTTTacacatgatgaaaaaaatgatcAGACTAACACTTTTTGAAAGTCATTAGCAATACATCCAAGATCTCCCTTGAAATCTGTGTCAATGTTAAAAACTTTCTTCTTAAAGGCAGATAATAGCGAAATATTAAAACACGTAATTATAAGGAACAAATTCAGTCAATAAGTTCATTTTGAGCTAAATGAGCCAGGAAAAAatgccagaaaaaaaacacataggCTATGTTAAAAGTGCAACATGATGCTTTCAGCAGCAACTTAAACAATGTTTAGATAATCCACTGGCGCCCATTTATGAACCGTTTCTCGTATTTTCTCTTCGGATCTTATTAAAACCGCGTCTCATCTCAGTTCCCGTCAGCTCCGGTGGTCGTGGCATGTTCAGCTCTGTGCCTAGAGTCCCGTGTTTTCCCGTACTCTCTCTCCTCGATATCGGTGCTGCCCAGCAGCTTTTCCCATGATGCCTCGCTCACCGTCAGGCCGAGAGTGACTTCCTGAAACACCTCGCTGATGGAGAGctggggacagagagagagagagagagagagagagggagagagagagagagagagagagagagagagagagagagagagagagagagagggagggagagagagagagagatccagcactgcatttataataaaacagcagcagacatGACGATCAAGCGAGAGGTCATTTAAACTAAGGAATTAAACATCTGGGGGTGTTTCATTGCAGGAAAATGATACCCAGGAGTTGGTTGTTACCACCCAGGAGCTGATTCATTTCAAGTGCTTTATCAggtatttttgtctttaatatatttattattagtcttagattatgTGGCATGTCCACTGTACAAGTCCCtgtaaatgagctgttactatagaagcGATAATTTCATTagaataaatgcaaaaatatacataaacctGTGATCTGGATTCCAGCTGCACTAgcgtcagagctgctgttatcagaaatcaccatcacacactatagTTTCATTACGATTCTATTCACTGGTACCTCTTGAAACTGGAGCTTCTTGAACATATCTACGCTGATCCGGTTTTCCAAACCGATCTTCACTTCGAATTTCTTGATGCCGAGTTTGTTGATGCCTGTGGAGGTTTATTACAAAATATCCAAACATCAAATCAAGACAGTGTGAagatttctgatttctgattttttccccctctcatcTCCAGCTCACCGTACTGCATCATCATGCGTGTCACCTCTTTGCCATAACCTCTGCCTCGGTAGCTGGGCTCTGTGGAAAGCAAGGCATGATGTAAAATGTTGAAAGATTCCCTTTCCTTTAAGTGGTTTTAATACAGTTAAAGCATAAAGCTTAGTCTAAAATTTCATAGTTAGGACATCCACCTTTTGGACGTTTTAACTGAATCATaataaatcagtgaatcattagGACCTTTAACTGAATTataatgaatcagtgaatcaacaGGATCTCTACCTAGATcttaatgaatcagtgaatcattagGACCTCTACCTGAATTATAATGAGTCATGGAATCAACAGGATCTCTACCTTAATCATAATGAATCAGTGTACCATTAGGACATTTAACTGCATCataatgaatcagtgaatcattagGACCTTTAACtaatgaatcagtgtatcattaGGACATTTAACTGAATCATAATAAATCAGTGAATAATTAGGACCTTTAACTGAATCataatgaatcagtgaatcattagGGCCTTTAACTGAATCataatgaatcagtgaatcaacaGGATCTCTACCTGGATCAtgatgaatcagtgaatcaacaGGATCTCTACCTGGATCAtgatgaatcagtgaatcaacaGGATCTCTACCTGGATCGTAATGAATGAGTGAACCATCAAGTCTATCACCTGCAATCATGATCTCCATCTCGGCCAGTGATGGGTCACTGGGGTCAGTCAGGAAGAGGTTGACGTCTCCCACCATGCACTCTTCCTCTGAGATTGTTGGATCTGTCCATCGCTGTTTGTCCAATACGATGAATGTGCACTCTGCGTTTACAGGCGTAACATGTTCATTAATTATTTGAAAACTTTGGACTTAATCGTAGAACCTGACAATATTCTTTCAGTATTAGAGAATCAAATGAAAGCTATATTTGTAGACATCAAGCACAGTATCGACCTAAAAAAGGTTTAAACACAACCGAATTGCTGGGAAATTGTCAGCAGATCTATATAAATATGGCCACTTTCCTCCTGACTTGGAGCCTGGTCCTGTAGGGTTACGTGTACAGATAATGTTTAATCCTGTAGGAAGGGATAAAACACCATCCTTCAAAAAGCTTTAGTTTAGTATAATTATAGTTTTATAAAAGTCTTATAAAGTTCATGAGAAAGGGAGGGAGTGCCTGTTTACATATCTTCACTGTTTGCTTAACTTCTTGTTCCACAAAATGGACGATCCACAAAATGAAAAGTaatgatatacaaataaaacgtccaattaaaaattgtaattgttaGAAATTCGCTGAAAAACACCAAGTGAGAAAAGCAGCCTAAAACTATACACATCTGATTAAACACCATAATGACATttaacagaatgtgtgtgtgtgtctaagaaGTCAGGAAGAAACCTCACTATCCTCATCTTCTCTCCAGCTTCTCTGCATGTCGTATTCCTGCTCCAGGGTTAAAGGTTCAGACGCTGTGA harbors:
- the nat9 gene encoding N-acetyltransferase 9, translating into MRINEDILLEGSKVVLVPYNTEHVPRYHQWMTSEELQKLTASEPLTLEQEYDMQRSWREDEDKCTFIVLDKQRWTDPTISEEECMVGDVNLFLTDPSDPSLAEMEIMIAEPSYRGRGYGKEVTRMMMQYGINKLGIKKFEVKIGLENRISVDMFKKLQFQELSISEVFQEVTLGLTVSEASWEKLLGSTDIEEREYGKTRDSRHRAEHATTTGADGN